Within the Acuticoccus sediminis genome, the region GTGCCAGCCGTGGGTCGAAATCACGCACCGTCGGCTCCAGCGTCGCGATGTCGGCAGTGGTCACGTACGGCGGGTTCGAGACCACGAGGTCGAAGGTCTGCGCCAGCGCCGCCCCGAAGTTCGCCTGCACGAACGATGACCGGCCGTCGAGGTTGTGCCGCTCGGCGTTGCGCCGCGCCTCGATCAGCGCCTTGTAGGAAATGTCGACGCCAACCCCATAGGCGGCCAGTCTCTCCGACAGGATGGAGAGGAGAATCGCACCGGTGCCGACACCGAGGTCGGCGATGAGCGTCGGCGCCTCGGGCGGATAGAGCGCCGTCAGCGCGAGCTCGACGACCGTCTCGGTCTCCGGTCGCGGCTCCAGCGTGTCGTCGGAGACGCGAAGGTCCAGCGACCAGAAGGCCCGGCGGCCGAGGATGCGGCCGATGGACCGACCCGCGAGCCGCTCCCGCGCGCGGCGCTCCAGCTCGGCGATCTGGTCCGCGTCGATGGTGAGGCGCGGATTGGCGATCAGTTGAGTCGTCGTCACGTCCAGGGTTTCGGTGACGAGGAGGCGCGCGTCGAGGTCGGGGGTCGAGATTTCCGCTTCGCGGAAGACGCGCCGGAGCGTATTGTAGAGGTTGCCGAGTTCCGGCTCGCCGGTGAAGATCGGTTCCGCTCGGTCAGGCATCGGCTTCAGCGAGCAGTTTTGCATTGTGATCGGTCGCCAGTGCGTCGATCACCTCGCCGAGACCTGCGCCGGACAGGATTTCATCGAGCTTGTACAGCGTCAGGTTGATCCGGTGGTCCGTTACGCGCCCCTGCGGGAAGTTGTAGGTGCGGATGCGCTCGGAGCGGTCGCCGGACCCGACCTGCGTCCTGCGGTCCGCGGCGCGCGATTCGGCCGCCTCGCGGCGATGCATGTCGTAGAGCCGGGCGCGCAGAACCTCCATCGCCCGGGCGCGGTTCTGGTGCTGCGACTTCTCCGACGACGTGACCACGATCCCGGTCGGCAGGTGGGTGATCCGCACCGCCGAATCGGTGGTGTTGACGTGCTGCCCGCCGGCGCCGGACGCCCGCATCGTGTCGATGCGGATGTCGTTGGCGGGGATGTCGATGTCGACCTCCTCGGCCTCCGGGAGCACGGCGACGGTGGCGGCGGAGGTGTGGATGCGCCCCCCCGATTCGGTCGCGGGGACGCGCTGCACGCGGTGGACGCCCGATTCCCACTTCAGCCTGGCGAAGACGCTGTCGCCGCGCACGGCGGCGATGATCTCCTTGTAGCCGCCGGCGTCGCCTTCCGAGAGGCTCATCACCTCGACCCGCCAGCCGTTGTCGGACGCGAACCGCTCGTACATGCGGAAGAGGTCGCCGGCGAAGAGCGCGGCCTCCTGACCGCCGGTCCCGGCGCGCACCTCGAGGATGGCGCTCTTGCTGTCGGCCTCGTCCTTGGGGAGGAGGGCGACGCGGATCTCGTCGGAAATCGACTCGATGCGCCTCAGGACCGTCGGCCGCTCGGCCTCTGCCAGCTCCGCGAGCTCGTCGCCCGAGCGCAGCATCTCGTCGATGCCGGCGAGCTCCTTCTCCGCATCGCGGAGGGCGGAGACGGACCGGACGAGGGGTTCCAGTTCGGCATACTCCCGCGACAGGCGGACGAACTCGTCAGCCGCGGGGCCGGATGCCATGCGTTGTTCCAAGATGTTAAAGCGGTCGACGACTTCGTCGAGCCGCTGCCGAAGCGCCATGAGTTCGTTTGGGTCCTAGACCGGAATGTCGTGTGCGTCCGCAAATCGCGACAGCAGATGACGAATGTCGTCGCTTCCGCGTCCGGGTTCAAGTCTTGGCCACAGGCGTGCGCGCAACCGTCCCAAGTCCGTGGCGCGAATGGCGGTTTTCACAGGGCCGATGGCGGCCGGCGGCATCGAGAGCTCGGTGTAGCCGATGCCCATCAGGCACAGCGCTTCCAGCGGCCGGCTGGCGAGATCGCCGCACACGGTGACCGGCACGTTCGCCTCGCGGCAGGCGTCGGCGATCCGCTTCAGGATTCGCACGAACGACTGCGACAGGGTGTCGAACCGCCCCGCGACGCGCACGTTCGAGCGGTCCGCCGCCATCGCGAACTGGTAGAGGTCGTTGGTACCGACCGAGACGAAGTCGACCACCGCCAGCAGCTCCTCCAGCTCGAAGAGCAGGGAGGGGGTCTCCAGCATCACGCCGAGCTTCAGCGTGTCCGGCAGCTGGTAGCCGTGCTGGTGCAGGAAGCGGCGCTCGCGGTCGACGAGGGCGCGGCTCGCGTTGAACTCGTCCACGGTGGTGACCATCGGGAACATGAGCTTCAGCTCGCGCCCGGCCGAGGCCTTGAGGAGCGCGCGGATCTGCGAGCGCAGGAGGCCCGGGCGGTCGAGGCCGAGGCGGATCGCGCGCCAGCCCATGGCCGGGTTCTCCTCCTCCATCGTGCGCAGGTACGGCAGCACCTTGTCGCCACCAACGTCGAGCGAGCGGAAGGAGACGGGGCGGCCCTCGGCCTCCTCGTAGATCTTGCGGTAGAGCTGCTCCTGCTCGCGCGGGCGCGGCAGGGTCGGCGAGAGCATGAAGAGGACTTCGGTGCGGAAGAGGCCGACGCCGGCGGCTCCCGACTCGCGAAGGTGCGGCATGTCCGCCAGCATGCCGGCGTTCATCGACAGCGTGACCTCGACGCCGTCGCGCGTGACGGCGGGGAGGTTCCGGAGGCGCCGGTACTGGGCCTGGCGCCGCGCCCGGAAGCGCACCTTCTCGGCGAACACGTTCTCGACGTCCGCCGAGGGGCGGATGTGGACGTCCCCGCCGTCCGCGTCGACGATGATCGCCTCGCCGGACTCCACCATGGAGGTGACTCCGGACGCCTGGCCGATCGTCGGGATTCCGAGCGCGCGGGCTATCAGGGTGACGTGGCTCGCCGGGCTGCCCTCTTCCATGATGAGGCCGCGGATGCGCGCGCGGTCGTAGTCGAGCAGCTCGGCCGCGCCCATCGTGCGGGCGACGATGATCGCGTCCCCCGTCACCTGCGCCAGCGACGTGGAGGAGCGGCCCATCAGCTCCCTGAGGAGGCGGTTGGCGATGTCGTCGAGGTCGTGCAGCCGTTCGCGCACCAGGCGGTCGGTGGAGCGCATGAGGCGGGCGCGGTTGTCCGACTGGACGCGCTCGACCGCGGCCTCGGCGGTCAGGCCGGAGCGGACGACGTCGGCCATCTTGCGGGCCCAGCCGCGATCCTCGGCGATCATCAGGAACGCTTCGAGGACGTCGCGCGGCGCGCTCTCGGCCTGCACCTCGTCGCGCGACAGGTGGGCGACGAGGTTGCCGCGAATCTTGTCGAGCGCGGTCTCGAGGCGCGACAGCTCGAAGTCCACGTCGTCCGTCAGCAGGCGGGTGACGATGACGCGCGGCTCGTGCAGCACCGCCCGGCCGAGGCCCACGCCTTCACACAGCGCCACGCCCGACACATGGAGCTGGCGCTTTATGTCGAGCGCCGCGGTCGGCTGCGGGATCTTCTCGAGATCGCCGGTCCCGGCGATCTCGGCGATCACCATCGCAGTGGTCTGCAGCGCCTCCACTTCCTCGTTGTCGTAGCGCTTGGGCGCGCGGTTCTGGACCGTGAGCACGCCGATCATGCGGCCGGCCCGCAGCACCGGGACGCCGAGGAAGGTGTTGAAGTCGTCCTCGCCGATCTCCGGCAGGTAGGCGAACGAGGGGTGAGCGCGCGGATTGGTGATGTTGAGGGGCTGCGCGGTCTTGGCGACACGGCCGACGAGGCCCTCGCCGACGCGCAGTCCCGCGCGGTGCACCGCCGAGGCGTTGAGGCCGTGCGTCGCGTAGAGTTCCAGCACGCCGTCGGCGCGCAGCACGTAGAGCGACGACACCTCGGCGACCATGTTGTCGGCGATGATGCGCACGATCCGGTCGAGACGGTCCTGCGCGTCCATCGGCGCAGCCATCACGGCGTGCAATTGCTTGATGAGCTGTCGCGGGCCGGCGAGCGTGTCGCGCATCGGTCCTCCCTTCGTCACCCGTGTCTGTCAGCGCCAACCGGGCATGTCCGGCTCGTGCCGGAGGTCGCGTTCCTCGAATATTCTCCTGAGGCCAAGCTGTCTATTTGATTGGCCCGGGGCACTTCATATCCGCCGCGACCTTCGCCAGCAATGGTTGCGTTCGCCTCCCGCGACGGTCGCCCTTCTCGCGCCATGGCGGCGGGATCGAAGAGGATGCAACGAATGCGCGAGTTTAGCTTCGGACGGTCGAGCATTGGTCATGCGTGTCACGATGCAATCCGAATACCGTGTCGGCGGCCGCAAATATCGTTAGGAATGGAATGCCATGCCTCCCCTGAGCTCTTGCAGGAATGCAGGCTGTTGGGGGTCGAATTCATCGCCCCCGCCCCGGCTGCGGCAAGAGCGACTGTCGCACCCGTGAGGAGGGTCCGCGAGCACTTTCGGCCGGCGCCGGGTACACCAGACGAAAAAATTTCGCGCACGGCGGTCTCGCCCGTGCATCGGGGCCAGATCGGCAGGGGAGAGGGGATGATGGGGAGCCTCCCGACGCATCGCCCGATCAATCAGAGGTAGGTCTCTGGCCGCCGGTCACATTGCGCAACAACGTCTTTCACCAGCACGTGGCCACGATCGGCCAGCCGGTGGACCATCGCATTGATCGCGCAGCCAGAATCCGGAGATGCGTGTCCCGGAAACGCGGTCGGCGGAGAATGGTTCCGCCCAACGTCAAAAAATAAAAATTTTCACAAGACTGAATTCGCAGCGACCGTGAGGGGCTGCGCTCCGCCATGGTCGTCTGCCGCCGTCCAGGCGGTCGGCAGACGCGCGGCGGGCCGTCCCGGCGGAGGCGCGCGGCGCGCCTCCGGACGGGCCGCCGGTCAGGCAGCGGCCTTGTCGAGGCCGTAGACGGAGTGGAGCGTGCGGACCGCGAGCTCGGTATAGGCCGAATCGATCAGCACCGAGATCTTGATCTCCGACGTGGTGATCGCGCGGATATTGATCGACCGCTCCGCCAGCGCCCTGAACGCCGTCGCGGCGACGCCGGCGTGGCTGCGCATGCCGATGCCGATCACCGACACCTTCACCACGTCGCGGTCGCCGATGATCTTGCCGAAGCCCAGCTTGTCGCGCTGCGCCTCGAGCGTCGCCAGGGCCCGCTCGTAGTCGGCCTCGGGGATGGTGAAGGTGATGTCGGTCGTGGACCCGTCGTCCGAGATGTTCTGGACGATCATGTCCACGTTGATGCCCGCCTCGGCGAGCGGCCCGAACACCTTGTAGGCGACGCCCGGGGAATCGGGAACGTCGCGCAAGGTGACCTGGGCCTCGTCCTTGGCGTAGGCGATGGAGGTGACGGTTTCCTGTTCCATATCGTCCATCTCGGCGGTGATCAGCGTGCCTTCGGGCGGCAAGGCGGGGTCGGCGAAGGAGGAGCACACGAGGACGGGCACTTCGTGCACCATCGCGAGCTCCACCGAGCGCACATGGAGGACCTTCGCGCCCAGCGAGGCCATCTCCAGCATTTCCTCGTGCGACACGCGCGGCAGCCGGCGTGCCGACTTCACGATGCGCGGGTCGGTCGTGTAGACGCCGTCGACGTCCGTATAGATATCACAGCGGTCCGCCTTCAGCGCGGCCGCCATCGCGACGGCGGTGGTGTCGGAGCCGCCGCGTCCCAGAGTGGTGATGCGGTTCATCGACGAGATGCCCTGGAAGCCGGCGATTACCGCCACCTGTCCCTGCGCAAGGCGCTCGCGCAGCACGTCGGCATCGATCGAGTTGACGCGTGCGGCGCCGTGGGCGTCGTCGGTGCGGGTTTTAATCTGCCAGCCCTGCCAGGAACGCGCGTCGATTCCCATCGACTGGAGCACGATCGCGAGGAGACCCGAGGTGACGTTCTCACCGGAGGAGACGATGGCGTCGTATTCGCGCGCATCGTGCAGCGGTGAGGCGTCCCGGCAGAGGGCGACGAGACGGTTCGTCTCCCCCGCCATGGCCGAAACGACAACGGCCACCTCGTTCCCCGCTTTAATCTCGCGCTCCACGTGACGTGCGACGTTGCGGATGCGGTCGAGGTCGGCGACGGACGTGCCGCCGAATTTCATAACGATGCGGGCCATGGGGGCGGTTTCAGATGTTGCGTATTGAGTGGAGGCCGCTAGCTAGCAGGGTCAGCCACGAACAACAACGGTTAGCCCATGTCCACCATCGATGTCGCCGAAGTCGACAAGTTCGATCGCCTCGCCGCCGAGTGGTGGAATCCGAACGGCAAGATGAAGCCGCTGCACAAGTTCAACCCGGTGCGGCTGACCTACCTGCGGCAGACGCTGTGCCGGCATTTCGACCGCGATCCCAAGCTGGAGGCGCCGCTGGCGGGGCTCAGGATCGCCGACATCGGCTGCGGCGGCGGGCTGCTGTCCGAGCCGCTCGCCCGGATGGGCGCCGACGTCGTCGGCGTCGACGCGGCGCGGACCAACATCGAGGTCGCCCGGATCCATGCCGGGCAGAGCGGCGTCGCGGTCGACTACCGCAACACCACCGCCGAGGACATGGTCGCCGCCGGCGAGACCTTCGATGCGGTGCTCGCGATGGAGATCGTCGAGCACGTCGCCGACGTCGACGCGTTCGTCGCCGCCTGCGCCGCGATGGTGCGGCCCGAGGGGCTCACGGTGTTCGCGACCATCAACCGGACGCCGAAGGCCTTCGCCCTTGCGATCGTCGGGGCGGAATATGTCCTGCGCTGGCTGCCGCGCGGCACGCACCAGTTCCACAAGCTGGTGCGGCCGGTGGAGCTGGAGCGCGCGCTTGAGGCCAACGGCCTGTCGCCGCGCCAGCCGGTCGGCGTGGTCTTCAACCCGATCCGCGACGAGTGGAGTCTCGGCCAGGACACGGACGTCAACTACATGATCCTGGCGGTGAAGCCGGCAGAGGGCCAGGTCGTCTGACCGCGGGAGCGGCGGGACCGGCCCCGCGACCCTGACCGTGGACGCCGCCGCCGGACCGGGCGCCCCAGCGGACGCGGCCCGGCACGCGCGGCGGTGCGTCAGTCCTTGGTGACGTTCGCCTTGATCCACTCCTCGATCTTGGCCGCCACCGCGTCGGAGTTCTTGTCCATCATCAGCATGTGGCTGTTGCCGGTGAGGCCTTCCTCCGGCAGCGGCATCCACGTGACGGTGCCGCCCGCGCCCTCGATGGCATCGGCCCAGGCGCGGCTCGCCGCCTGGAACGTCGGCCAGGGCTTCATGTCCATGTAGTCGCCCCAGACCATCAGGTGCGGCACGTTCGCCACCCTGGAGGCGTCCGCCTCCTCGGCCTTGGGCGCGCCGGACGGCTCGATCGCGACCAGCGCCTTGACGAGGTCCGGGTTGGCGAGCGCGGCGTTGTAGCCGAAGTTGCCGCCCTGGCTGTGCACGACGACGATGCACGGGCAGACCTTCTCGACGAGCGCGTTGTAGGCCGCCTGGGTGCGCACGTCGTTGGAGACCCAGCGCGGCACGGACTGCTTGGTGAACTGGTTGTAGGCCTCCAGCGGGAACTGCGTGCCGTCCATCGCGACGCGCTTCGCGGGGTCGATGTCCCAGCCGTCCTGCGGGCCGATGCGGAAGAGGTGCCAGCCCTCCTTCATGGTGCGGAAGAGCGGCGGGCCGTCGTAGATCTCGGGATAGCGCGCCCAGGAGGAGCGCCCGCGCTCGACGGCGTCGGAGACGTAGACGTCGTGGCCCGCCTCGAGGAAGAACTGCTGCCAGCCGGGATCGCCGTCCGGCTTGGTCTCCCACGTGACGCCGGTGAGGCCGCCACCGTGCCACATCAGGACGGGAAGGCCCGTAGGCTCGGCGAGCTTGACGTACTGCACGTACATCTGACCGACGTTGAAGTTGCCGTTGGGGTCGACCTCGATCGGCTTCATCCCCTTGGTGAAGCTGATCATCTGCTTGTCGAGGCCGGACAGCTCGACCACCTCGCCGCCGACGTGGAAGCTGCCGATCTCCTTGACGCGGTAGTCCGCCGCCGCGGGGCCTGCGAGCGCGATGGCCCCGACGAGTGCCAGGATCGATCTCATGACGTTTTCTCCCGAGGCCCGGCTCTGCACGGCCGGGCCTTGCTCTTGTCGGTTGCGCTCATGCAACCGATTCGGGAGATCGTCAGACGCGCTTAATGGCGAGTCAATATCTGATTAATTAAGCGGCAGCGCGTTTTTCCAGGAAGTCGCCCATGCGCCCCATCGCCTCCAGGATCCGGTCCTTGGCGGCGGCGTAGGACACACGGACGTAGCCCTCGCCGAGGGTGCCGAAGTCGGGGCCGCCGATGAGCGCGACGCCGGTCTCGGTGAGGAGCGCGTCGGCCAGCGCCTTCGCCTTCCACCCGGTCTCCTTGATGTTCGGGAACGCGTAGAACGCGCCCTTCGGCGTCGCGCAGGAGACTCCGGGCAGGGCGTTGAGCGCGGCGACCACGGCCTTGCGGCGGTCGTCGAACGCCTCGACCATGCGGGTCACGTCGTCCTGCGGGCCGGTCAGCGCCGCGATGCCGGCGTACTGGGTCGGCGCGTTGACGCAGGACCAGGCGTTGACGGCAAGCTTGCGCACCTTGTCGTAGAGCGGCTTTGGCCACAGCGACCAGCCGAGGCGCCAGCCGGTCATCGCGTACGTCTTGGAGAAGCCGTCGAGCAGGATCAGCCGGTCGCGCAGCTCCGGGAAGGACGCCAGCGAGACGTGCGGCAGCCCGTCGTACGTCATGCGCGAGTAGATCTCGTCCGACATCACCGCCACGTTGGGGTGCTGGTTCAGGATCTCGACGAGCCGCCTCACGTCATCCGGCGGCGTCACGCCTCCCGTGGGGTTGGCGGGCGAGTTGATGATGACGAGGCGCGTCTTGTCGGTGATGCGCTCGGCGACGTCGTCCGGTGAGAAGGCGAAGCCGTTCTCTTCCTTGATGGGGATCGGGATCGGCGTCGCACCGGTGTACTCGATCATCGAGCGGTAGATCGGGAAGCCCGGGTCCGGATAGAGGATCTCCGCGCCCGGCTCGCCGAACAGGATGATCGCGAGGTACATCGTCACCTTGCCGCCCGGCACGACGAGGATGTCGTCGGGGCTGGTGTCGACGCCGGAGCGCATGGTCATGTCGGCGGCGATCGCCTCGCGCAGCTGCGGGATGCCGGTGGCGGGCGTGTAGCCGTGGTGGCCGTCCCGCAACGCCTTCACCGCCGCCTCGACGATGTGCGAGGGCGTCGGGAAGTCCGGCTGGCCGATGCCGAGGTTGATGATGTCGCGGCCCTGCGCGGCGAGGGCGTTGGCCTTGGCGAGGACCGCGAAAGCGTTCTCCTCGCCGATCCGGTCGAAGCCCGGGGTCGTCGTCAGCATGTTGTTTCCTTCCTCTCCGGCCCGGTTCTAGTCCTGCGGGCTCCTATTGCGCCAGACGATCCCCTCGACCTTGATCCGGCGCGACGGATCGGCGGGGCGTTCGACGGCGAAGCCGTACGCATCGAGCGTGCTCGCGACGGCGGCGGCGATGGTCATCGGGTCGGCGGCCGGGTCGGTCGCGCCGAAGGCAAGCCAGAGTATGCCGGTTTCGATCGCGTCCGCGACGTCCTGCTCGTGGTAGAAGGTCCAGCCCTTCACCCCGGAGTCCGGGCCGCCCATCTCGTCGTAGATCTCGGCGACGTCGGCCATCCCGTCGGACTGGGTGTAGCCGGCGCGGTGCAGCGCGAGGATGCCGTCCTTCTCGAGCTGGTCGAATGCGGCCATCAGCCGGGTGACGTCGGTGATGGCCGGCCAGTCGCTCTCGGCGCCTCGCTTCAGGCCCCAGGCCTCGTCGAGGGCGTCTTCGATGAAGCGGCGGTCGTCGGCGGACAGCGCGTGCGCGTCGTCGACGAGTTCGAGGATTTCCTCCCGGACTTCCTCGGGGGATTCGAACCCGCCCCAGACGGCGTATTTGATCTCGGTTTCGAGACCCGTTCGATCGGACTCGGTCATTTCGTTGCGGTAAAGCATTCGTGTTCTAGTGTACTGCCGGATCGCGCTGGGCGATGACTTGGCCCCGGATCCGCTCGCGATGGAGCACATATAGGCCCGCGCCAGCGATAATCGCCGTTCCAACGAACGTCCAGACGTCCGGAATTTGATGGAAGATCGCCCAGCCGAACAGAATCATCCACATGATCTGCGCGTAGATGAAGGGCGCCAGCGTCGAGGCGCTGGTGAAGCGATGGGCGACCGTGAGGGCGAAATGCCCCGACGCGCCGAAGAAACCCATCATCAGGGCGAGGACCCACTGCCATCCGTCGAGGGCGGCGAGCGCGCTCGGCCCCACGGGGAGGAGCACGACGACGCCGACGACGGCCGACAGCATCAGGAGGCTCGCCGAATTCTCGGTGCGATGCATCCGCCGCGTCAAAACGACGTAGAGCGAATAGTTGATCATGCCGCAGATCGACAGCATCGCCGCCCAGTGCATCGCCCCCGTTCCGGGGCGCAGCACGACGAGGACGCCGATGAAGCCGACGCCGACCGCCGCCCAGCGCCGGATGCCGACCTTCTCGCCG harbors:
- the prmC gene encoding peptide chain release factor N(5)-glutamine methyltransferase; this encodes MPDRAEPIFTGEPELGNLYNTLRRVFREAEISTPDLDARLLVTETLDVTTTQLIANPRLTIDADQIAELERRARERLAGRSIGRILGRRAFWSLDLRVSDDTLEPRPETETVVELALTALYPPEAPTLIADLGVGTGAILLSILSERLAAYGVGVDISYKALIEARRNAERHNLDGRSSFVQANFGAALAQTFDLVVSNPPYVTTADIATLEPTVRDFDPRLALDGGVDGLNAYRAVFDQVPTMLRPGGTLVVEIDPAARDAVIYEAERRGLEVVAVADDLNGDARAVSLRRSMV
- the prfA gene encoding peptide chain release factor 1 produces the protein MALRQRLDEVVDRFNILEQRMASGPAADEFVRLSREYAELEPLVRSVSALRDAEKELAGIDEMLRSGDELAELAEAERPTVLRRIESISDEIRVALLPKDEADSKSAILEVRAGTGGQEAALFAGDLFRMYERFASDNGWRVEVMSLSEGDAGGYKEIIAAVRGDSVFARLKWESGVHRVQRVPATESGGRIHTSAATVAVLPEAEEVDIDIPANDIRIDTMRASGAGGQHVNTTDSAVRITHLPTGIVVTSSEKSQHQNRARAMEVLRARLYDMHRREAAESRAADRRTQVGSGDRSERIRTYNFPQGRVTDHRINLTLYKLDEILSGAGLGEVIDALATDHNAKLLAEADA
- the ptsP gene encoding phosphoenolpyruvate--protein phosphotransferase; this encodes MRDTLAGPRQLIKQLHAVMAAPMDAQDRLDRIVRIIADNMVAEVSSLYVLRADGVLELYATHGLNASAVHRAGLRVGEGLVGRVAKTAQPLNITNPRAHPSFAYLPEIGEDDFNTFLGVPVLRAGRMIGVLTVQNRAPKRYDNEEVEALQTTAMVIAEIAGTGDLEKIPQPTAALDIKRQLHVSGVALCEGVGLGRAVLHEPRVIVTRLLTDDVDFELSRLETALDKIRGNLVAHLSRDEVQAESAPRDVLEAFLMIAEDRGWARKMADVVRSGLTAEAAVERVQSDNRARLMRSTDRLVRERLHDLDDIANRLLRELMGRSSTSLAQVTGDAIIVARTMGAAELLDYDRARIRGLIMEEGSPASHVTLIARALGIPTIGQASGVTSMVESGEAIIVDADGGDVHIRPSADVENVFAEKVRFRARRQAQYRRLRNLPAVTRDGVEVTLSMNAGMLADMPHLRESGAAGVGLFRTEVLFMLSPTLPRPREQEQLYRKIYEEAEGRPVSFRSLDVGGDKVLPYLRTMEEENPAMGWRAIRLGLDRPGLLRSQIRALLKASAGRELKLMFPMVTTVDEFNASRALVDRERRFLHQHGYQLPDTLKLGVMLETPSLLFELEELLAVVDFVSVGTNDLYQFAMAADRSNVRVAGRFDTLSQSFVRILKRIADACREANVPVTVCGDLASRPLEALCLMGIGYTELSMPPAAIGPVKTAIRATDLGRLRARLWPRLEPGRGSDDIRHLLSRFADAHDIPV
- a CDS encoding aspartate kinase, with product MARIVMKFGGTSVADLDRIRNVARHVEREIKAGNEVAVVVSAMAGETNRLVALCRDASPLHDAREYDAIVSSGENVTSGLLAIVLQSMGIDARSWQGWQIKTRTDDAHGAARVNSIDADVLRERLAQGQVAVIAGFQGISSMNRITTLGRGGSDTTAVAMAAALKADRCDIYTDVDGVYTTDPRIVKSARRLPRVSHEEMLEMASLGAKVLHVRSVELAMVHEVPVLVCSSFADPALPPEGTLITAEMDDMEQETVTSIAYAKDEAQVTLRDVPDSPGVAYKVFGPLAEAGINVDMIVQNISDDGSTTDITFTIPEADYERALATLEAQRDKLGFGKIIGDRDVVKVSVIGIGMRSHAGVAATAFRALAERSINIRAITTSEIKISVLIDSAYTELAVRTLHSVYGLDKAAA
- the ubiG gene encoding bifunctional 2-polyprenyl-6-hydroxyphenol methylase/3-demethylubiquinol 3-O-methyltransferase UbiG, encoding MSTIDVAEVDKFDRLAAEWWNPNGKMKPLHKFNPVRLTYLRQTLCRHFDRDPKLEAPLAGLRIADIGCGGGLLSEPLARMGADVVGVDAARTNIEVARIHAGQSGVAVDYRNTTAEDMVAAGETFDAVLAMEIVEHVADVDAFVAACAAMVRPEGLTVFATINRTPKAFALAIVGAEYVLRWLPRGTHQFHKLVRPVELERALEANGLSPRQPVGVVFNPIRDEWSLGQDTDVNYMILAVKPAEGQVV
- a CDS encoding esterase, whose translation is MRSILALVGAIALAGPAAADYRVKEIGSFHVGGEVVELSGLDKQMISFTKGMKPIEVDPNGNFNVGQMYVQYVKLAEPTGLPVLMWHGGGLTGVTWETKPDGDPGWQQFFLEAGHDVYVSDAVERGRSSWARYPEIYDGPPLFRTMKEGWHLFRIGPQDGWDIDPAKRVAMDGTQFPLEAYNQFTKQSVPRWVSNDVRTQAAYNALVEKVCPCIVVVHSQGGNFGYNAALANPDLVKALVAIEPSGAPKAEEADASRVANVPHLMVWGDYMDMKPWPTFQAASRAWADAIEGAGGTVTWMPLPEEGLTGNSHMLMMDKNSDAVAAKIEEWIKANVTKD
- a CDS encoding pyridoxal phosphate-dependent aminotransferase, with translation MLTTTPGFDRIGEENAFAVLAKANALAAQGRDIINLGIGQPDFPTPSHIVEAAVKALRDGHHGYTPATGIPQLREAIAADMTMRSGVDTSPDDILVVPGGKVTMYLAIILFGEPGAEILYPDPGFPIYRSMIEYTGATPIPIPIKEENGFAFSPDDVAERITDKTRLVIINSPANPTGGVTPPDDVRRLVEILNQHPNVAVMSDEIYSRMTYDGLPHVSLASFPELRDRLILLDGFSKTYAMTGWRLGWSLWPKPLYDKVRKLAVNAWSCVNAPTQYAGIAALTGPQDDVTRMVEAFDDRRKAVVAALNALPGVSCATPKGAFYAFPNIKETGWKAKALADALLTETGVALIGGPDFGTLGEGYVRVSYAAAKDRILEAMGRMGDFLEKRAAA
- a CDS encoding DUF6891 domain-containing protein; its protein translation is MTESDRTGLETEIKYAVWGGFESPEEVREEILELVDDAHALSADDRRFIEDALDEAWGLKRGAESDWPAITDVTRLMAAFDQLEKDGILALHRAGYTQSDGMADVAEIYDEMGGPDSGVKGWTFYHEQDVADAIETGILWLAFGATDPAADPMTIAAAVASTLDAYGFAVERPADPSRRIKVEGIVWRNRSPQD
- a CDS encoding DMT family transporter, with translation MPLPPATTEAGANIRGIILMVYAVSMFACLDTTAKWLGQTMDAAHIAWLRYTAHLILAALFLRVWRDWSPFKTKHPFMQALRGLTLLASTFFNFWALRYLQLAETSAIMFTAPLVVTALAGPLLGEKVGIRRWAAVGVGFIGVLVVLRPGTGAMHWAAMLSICGMINYSLYVVLTRRMHRTENSASLLMLSAVVGVVVLLPVGPSALAALDGWQWVLALMMGFFGASGHFALTVAHRFTSASTLAPFIYAQIMWMILFGWAIFHQIPDVWTFVGTAIIAGAGLYVLHRERIRGQVIAQRDPAVH